The Nitrospira sp. genomic interval CTAGGGTGGCTGGGACAGTCATAGCTGGAGGGGCAACGGATCATGACCATGAATCGAGCCACGATCACATCGGCATGGGAAACACATTGCAGCGAAGGCTGGCCGACCTTTGCCAGCCCGAATCAGGGACAGCTGATGACCCTCGATACCGTCATTAGCGGCTGCGTCGTGTTTTTCTTGGACAGTCCGGAAGGGTTAGACCATCAGCGGGTCGAGATTCTGAAAGACTGCTTGGCGGATCTTGAAGAGGTGACGTCGGAGTTGGAATCGCATTGCCAACCGTACTTTGTACGCTTGCATCGTCTCGGTGAACTGCTGCTGGCCACCACGGTAACCGCCTAAGGCATGTCTCGTCTTTTCGATTTCCCCTGCTCCCGGTTCTTCTCACTCCCAGTTGGACCTTTCTTGCAAGTTCATCTTCCCTTGGATAGAATGTTTCAAGCTCAATGAAACCTGCCTATCCTTGAAATGATCTGAATAATCAGCACGATCAACTGACATCTTTAATCTGCGAAAGGGGAGACGATGAGGAAGAAATACGGATTGCCTGTGCTGGCCGGAATACTCGTGGCGATCCTCACCAGTGCGACCTCATCGTTGCATGCTGAACCCTACGAGCTGAGCAAGAATGATGTGATGGAATCGAAGGAGATTTCCAGCGCAACCGTGTCGCTGTTTGGAGTGAAGTTAGGCGACACTGAAGCGAAGGCACTGGATGTTTTGGTCAATGAAAAGATCGCCGGGATCAAAGCCGAACAGGAAGCAGCCTTTATTTTCCTGATCGATCAACGAAAGCCCACCGGCCCAATGGCTGGCGTCCGTGTCCAGGATGGGAAAGTCGACCTGATTTTCATCAATAACCGCTTCACCCACAAGGCTCGCGGCATCTTTAGAAATGTGTTGAACAGCGAAAGCCCCGAGGACATCCGGAAATTGTTGGGAAAAGAAGAGTACGGGGATGAAAACGTGATGGGCGCCGTCATGGCCTATGACAAACAAGGCTTTCAGGTAAATTACCTCGGGAAGGACGTCAATATCGAATTTTCTACCCCCCACTAGTGTCCTGTCTCCGAAGTTCGCTGACAAAATCGGGCCACGCTGGCCAGGATTTCGTCGGCGGTCTTCGTCCATGTGAAGGGTTTGGGGTGTGTATTGGTGACCGTGATGTAGTGCCGGATGGCGGCCTTGAGGGCTCG includes:
- a CDS encoding IS630 family transposase — translated: RALKAAIRHYITVTNTHPKPFTWTKTADEILASVARFCQRTSETGH